The genomic stretch ATGGAACTGGAACTCCCTCACCATTCAACCAAATGAAGACACCAAATCTCATCTATTATCCTTAGGCATTGAATTAGAAAACAATTGCTATGATACAGCCAACCGGAGACTTTCCAAATCTGGAAAATTTATCATTAGCTCCACCTGGAATGCTATTACACAAAGAAAAGACCACAATCCTCTCTATAAGAACTTATGGACTAAGAACATTCCTTTCAAGATGTCTTTCCTCCTATGGAGAGCAGTTGGTAACAAACTCTACACAGACAAGAGTGTAACCAGACTTGGAATTACTCTAACTCCCCAATGCTATTACTGTAACTCTACCAATAGTCGAACTGATCTGGAAGACACTAATCACATATTCTACCAAGGTGAACTTGCAAGGAAGATGTGGAGGAATTTTGCGGGGCCATTGGGTATTGGTTGGAAATTCAATAACTTGAACATGACCCTTCTAACCTGGTGGAACCACAAATCACAAAATCCAATCTCGAGATACATTACCAAAAACCTCCCACATATCATTTGTTGGGAACTTTGGAGATCAAGATGTGGAAACAACTATGAGGGGACTAGACCCTCAATGCATAGAACCTGTTCTAATGTCACTTCTTTCATTTTGCAGATGATCAAGAAGCAGTTTACTAGATTACACATTGGAGACAACTGGAGTAGCTTATACGCAGCTTGTGATGCACAGATCCAACAGACAAGCAATATCACAGTGCGATGGCTCAGACCACCTGCGCAAATAGTCAAGCTGAATAGTGATGGAAGTTGCTCTAACGAGCAATGTGGAGGGGGAGGAATTATTAGAAATCAAGAAGGAAAGTTTATCATGGCATACTTCATCCCTCTAGGAGAAGGCACTAGCAACTACGCAGAAGCAGAAGCACTTCTCTTTGGACTGAAATGGTGTGTGGACAAAGATCTAAAGATGGCTATAGGAGAGTCTGACTCGCTCCTAATAGTCAAGTGTGTCAAAAGGGAGTGGAAGCCACCATGGAATATCAGCAAGCAAATTAAAGAGATCCAGAAAATGATTGAAGATCACAACTTCAACATCAATCACTGCTTCAGAGAAGCCAACAGACCTGCAGATAGTTTAGCAACTCTGAGTCACAGAATTGAGGGAAACATGATTTTCAACATTTTCTCTGATCTCCCTAACCATATAAAGGGCCTAGTAAATATGGACAAATGGGGCTTACCTACCTTTAGAATTAAGCACACAAAACCTTCTAACATCATCTATAATCCGCCTTGAGCATACTCTGTTTTTGTTATCCTTTAACTAGGGTATAGAAGATTAGGCACATCTCAATGATCATGTACAAAGTTTGGGATGGCAAACTCAAATTGTAACTTTTTGCACATCAATGATCAATGGTGActgtttaaaaaaaagaaagaattcaCATTTCCTTTCTTAAAGATGATCTAACTATTTAACTGAAGTTCATTTGAGCTCtactttttatattaaaaattattTATGTTTTTTATTTCACCatcatataaaattaaaatttgtaTACATATACGTTAAAAACAATCTTTAACAAAACCGCGCGAAGCGCGGACAATtttactagtatatatatataggagGTACAATAGAAGATGAGCTGATACATCTTTTTGGCTAGTATTAGTATTTATCTATTTTGtcaattttttgactttttacttttttcccctggtatgaaaaataaaaaacttCAATATAATCTTCCCTCATTAACTAAAAATGTTTTAataacattttgaaaaaaaaatcataaaaagaagattattttttatttcctattttttttttctttttggttcttCTTTGTAAATTTAAATTTCGTATATTGGCTTTCGGCGTGATTATATCGcagaataagaagaaagaagaagatagTTGCCGTTTAACCATTTAAGAGCTCTTTAACAATTATACAGATTATATGATTTTATCAAGTACCTGGCAAGATATTTTTCATGTATcctgttttgttgatttaatgtAGAAGTATTTTAGCTTGGAAAATGACCTACAAAAGTGAATCATTTGGATCCTAAAGAAGTCTTTGGACTCTGAAGTTGTAATATAGTTACATATGAATGTTTGAAATATCTAACATTTTTTTCCCTGGATTTTAATTTTCTAATATTTGACTCTTATTATTTGGTGATAACAGTCCGAGAAAAGAGGTTTTTCATTGGATGAGAaaggagaagttttattttgtgtctcatacaactgacactagttgtatgatgTATGAtactcctttttgtctcacaaatttgtggatcTCAATCTTATACTTTTGGGTCCATAAaaatctgggtccacaaaacCGTGAGACAAAAAAGatgtctcatacaactagtgtcagttgtatgagacacaaaataaaattttccgatAGGAAGGAGAGGGAATGCTGCAAAAACATTTACGGTTTACCCAAGAAATTCTTGGGTAAACAACAAATctattcctttttttcttcttttctttttgcatttccCTCACCTTTTCATTCATCATATTTTAAAAGTCCAAGAGTCTATTAGACTACTTAATTTCCACCTCCTCAGTTATTTATTTATTAGATAATTTACATTCATTTATCTGCTTTTTGCGTCATCAAACTTTTAATTTGCCCTAtagatctttatatttatttttacatattttaacATTCATTTATCTCTTAGACAAAAAAATGATTTGtcttttttaaaaggaattcgaaCCGGGGCTTTCGTTCGTAGAAATAATTAAGAAATACTCCCCGTGATTCTGATCAAGGATATACTAAAATACTTATAAAATATACATGCTACTaaagctttttaaaaaaaaaaaaaaaaatataactacTAATTTGGGGATTTAATACTTTTAGCAATTTAGATTAGATAGAAAATTTACAAGAAATAAAGTAGGAATTCAGTGATATTATTCACAATCGGGCAAAGCGCGGATAAATTTACTAATATGGTATAAAATCAGTTTCACGTATCATGACTTCTATAATTGAAAGAACTTAGAGAATCAACTAAAAATAGATTATATGGTGTCGGAAAGACAAATAATTTTAAATTTCTTAAGAAATCAACGCTGGTGTAAAGAACTACACACACCATGTAGGGAGAATATATAGATATGGGATTGTTACACAAATAGCAAACCAGATTCAATGTTTAATTTGTTTAGCGGCTGGTATACATAGATTACACGTTATCCCTTAAATATTGATCGACTTTTATACCCTctaaaattaaaatatattttggaaaagataattggTTTTTGGATAAAACTGTCACACCAAAATACAAATTCACATGGAATTCATATACGAATTAAGTGTCCTACTCATTATGAAAGTTCTAAAGCTATACCAATCCCACATATATACGAATACTTTTTTACCAATATAAAAAGGGTTATAGCATGCCTATTTGCCGCATATCTTTTCAGATCACGTAAAGCCGATAGGTACATAGTAAACTTTATATTTGATTGCATACCTATTACTATACTATAAGCATGTCCAAAGCTTATTCTCTttaaggttcatcccaataacGTTTTTTTATTTGCCAAGTAAAGATAATTTTCCTAACATGGTTTGATTTTgctttttctttattcttgtatttttttttgCTATAATTTTTCAGTTATGTTTGTTTTGGCTTTAGTTTTTAGTGaatttattttaataatatactTGATTAGCAATTATTATGGTAAATAAAATAACTCAATATACATATTTCTTGTAATTAGCTACATGGTTGCACC from Nicotiana sylvestris chromosome 12, ASM39365v2, whole genome shotgun sequence encodes the following:
- the LOC104218042 gene encoding uncharacterized protein is translated as MELNIDWNIGKGDVSFWFDNWCPLGPLYMITTHKVPLPNIKLNEILQNNIWNWNSLTIQPNEDTKSHLLSLGIELENNCYDTANRRLSKSGKFIISSTWNAITQRKDHNPLYKNLWTKNIPFKMSFLLWRAVGNKLYTDKSVTRLGITLTPQCYYCNSTNSRTDLEDTNHIFYQGELARKMWRNFAGPLGIGWKFNNLNMTLLTWWNHKSQNPISRYITKNLPHIICWELWRSRCGNNYEGTRPSMHRTCSNVTSFILQMIKKQFTRLHIGDNWSSLYAACDAQIQQTSNITVRWLRPPAQIVKLNSDGSCSNEQCGGGGIIRNQEGKFIMAYFIPLGEGTSNYAEAEALLFGLKWCVDKDLKMAIGESDSLLIVKCVKREWKPPWNISKQIKEIQKMIEDHNFNINHCFREANRPADSLATLSHRIEGNMIFNIFSDLPNHIKGLVNMDKWGLPTFRIKHTKPSNIIYNPP